In Alkalihalobacillus sp. FSL W8-0930, a single window of DNA contains:
- a CDS encoding transglycosylase domain-containing protein translates to MSMFSRLKERIHLLYKKLDDIQLFRKVGITYQVFWNLFLLFIIFGLMSLFFVGGTAAGYFASLVKDEPLQNAEEMTTKIHNYEETSQVFFAGDTYMGELPSDLERHEVALDDISDYVKQAIVATEDEYFYEHEGIVPKAIFRATYQEFANASTQTGGSTLTQQLIKQQILSSEVSFDRKATEILLAMRLEHFMSKEDILEAYLNVVPFGRNASGNQIAGVQSAATGIFGVDAKDLNLAQSAFIAGLPQSPFGYTPFTSTGEVKESLDPALNRMNTVLTRMNSEGYISDEELQEALDYDIAGDFTDPTPPITEKYHYLTYEVMRRATPIVVEAKMKEDEVNLDEMSDAKRAETLDAYYQAASNELSSNGYRIHTTINQDVYDEMQKAVKDDSLFGPEKKGEIEEVGAVLQENKTGAIIGFVAGREEGSSDKQFNHATQANRQTGSTMKPLLGYAPAMEIGAIQPGLVIPDTPMKYKDGKPVKNFDSGHKGLQSARKSLAQSRNVPAVRAQNMVPHDKARETLQNLGIPLANEELPYESTVLGTLNISVEENTNAYSTFGNGGKRVESYMIDRIEKADGDVVYEHEEKVTDVFTPQTTYLTIDMMRDVLKPGGTASSVPGNLNFKADWAGKTGTTQNVRDSWFMATNPNVTLGVWIGYDSEYQIEQTVNGLRYGPRNQKIWTNIANAAHKADAELMAPSESFKQPEGIVAKKICSLTGTSPSKACEEADLVTTDLFNSNYLPNSTDNLQSERYVTINGKNYKARSNTPDEFTERGLSVSGDLFGVGDVSSYLPDSISGVVSNEEAPDNGNTPGTVSGVSLSGDSLNWAKHDASDIVGYRIYRADNGSNDFNVVQSVKGNESTNYSVGNGTYAYYVTAVDSVGNESGASDIARAGDWSDEDEADEEAEQDDESDTDSDEDADDEDSEDTNEEDTSDEDSDDN, encoded by the coding sequence ATGTCCATGTTTTCTCGTTTGAAAGAGAGAATACACCTACTATATAAAAAACTAGATGATATTCAATTATTCCGCAAAGTAGGCATTACTTATCAAGTATTTTGGAACCTATTCTTGCTTTTTATTATTTTCGGATTGATGTCACTCTTTTTTGTTGGGGGTACTGCAGCAGGTTACTTTGCTTCATTAGTAAAAGATGAACCATTGCAGAATGCAGAAGAGATGACGACTAAAATTCATAATTATGAAGAAACCAGTCAGGTCTTTTTTGCTGGTGACACCTACATGGGTGAGTTACCGTCAGATTTAGAGCGTCATGAAGTGGCCTTAGATGACATATCAGATTATGTTAAGCAGGCCATTGTTGCAACAGAAGATGAATACTTTTATGAGCACGAAGGGATTGTGCCTAAGGCTATATTCCGTGCTACATATCAAGAATTTGCAAATGCTTCAACCCAAACAGGGGGAAGTACGTTAACTCAACAGTTAATTAAACAGCAAATTTTATCAAGCGAGGTTTCCTTTGATCGAAAAGCAACGGAAATCTTACTCGCTATGCGTCTAGAGCACTTTATGAGTAAGGAAGATATTTTAGAGGCTTATCTAAATGTTGTTCCATTTGGACGCAATGCATCAGGAAATCAAATAGCGGGTGTGCAATCTGCAGCGACTGGGATTTTTGGTGTCGATGCGAAGGATTTAAACTTAGCACAGTCAGCCTTTATTGCCGGACTTCCTCAAAGTCCATTCGGATACACGCCATTTACTTCAACGGGTGAAGTAAAAGAATCGCTTGATCCTGCATTAAATCGGATGAATACTGTTCTTACTCGAATGAATTCAGAAGGTTACATTTCTGATGAAGAATTACAAGAGGCGTTAGACTATGATATTGCAGGCGATTTCACAGACCCTACACCTCCTATCACGGAGAAATATCATTACCTGACATATGAAGTCATGAGAAGAGCAACGCCAATTGTCGTTGAGGCAAAAATGAAAGAAGATGAAGTGAACCTTGACGAGATGAGTGATGCAAAGCGAGCTGAAACACTTGATGCTTACTACCAGGCGGCTTCAAATGAGCTTTCTAGTAACGGCTATCGGATTCATACAACGATCAACCAAGATGTGTATGATGAGATGCAAAAAGCAGTGAAGGATGACAGCCTCTTTGGTCCTGAGAAAAAAGGTGAAATCGAAGAAGTCGGAGCTGTTCTACAAGAAAATAAAACGGGTGCAATTATCGGTTTTGTCGCGGGGCGCGAGGAAGGTAGCTCTGATAAGCAATTTAACCATGCAACTCAAGCAAACCGACAAACAGGATCAACGATGAAACCACTGCTTGGCTATGCTCCAGCAATGGAAATCGGTGCGATCCAGCCAGGGCTTGTTATACCTGATACACCGATGAAGTATAAAGATGGAAAGCCAGTAAAGAACTTTGATTCTGGACACAAAGGGTTACAATCAGCAAGAAAATCTCTTGCACAGTCTCGAAATGTACCGGCTGTTCGTGCACAGAACATGGTGCCACATGACAAAGCTCGGGAAACTCTTCAAAATTTAGGTATTCCTTTAGCAAATGAAGAGCTTCCGTATGAGTCTACCGTGCTTGGAACTCTTAACATAAGCGTTGAAGAAAATACAAATGCGTATTCTACGTTTGGGAACGGCGGAAAACGCGTGGAATCGTATATGATTGATCGAATTGAAAAAGCTGATGGAGATGTGGTATACGAGCATGAAGAAAAAGTAACAGATGTCTTCACGCCTCAAACAACCTATCTAACCATCGATATGATGCGTGATGTGCTTAAGCCCGGCGGAACAGCAAGCAGTGTACCAGGTAACCTAAACTTTAAAGCAGATTGGGCTGGAAAAACGGGTACAACTCAAAACGTTCGTGACTCTTGGTTTATGGCGACCAACCCAAATGTGACGCTTGGTGTCTGGATTGGTTATGACTCCGAGTATCAAATTGAACAAACCGTAAATGGCCTTCGCTACGGACCACGAAACCAGAAGATCTGGACGAATATCGCGAATGCCGCACACAAAGCAGACGCTGAGCTTATGGCTCCATCCGAATCATTTAAGCAACCAGAGGGCATTGTGGCGAAGAAAATTTGTAGTTTAACAGGTACCTCCCCTTCTAAAGCGTGTGAAGAGGCTGACCTTGTGACAACAGATTTGTTTAATTCAAACTATCTACCGAACTCTACTGATAACTTACAGTCAGAACGGTATGTGACGATTAACGGGAAAAACTACAAAGCTCGTAGCAATACTCCGGATGAATTTACGGAACGAGGATTGTCTGTATCAGGAGACTTATTCGGTGTGGGAGATGTCTCATCGTATTTACCTGACTCAATAAGTGGCGTAGTTAGCAACGAAGAAGCTCCCGATAATGGGAATACACCAGGAACGGTTTCGGGGGTATCACTTAGTGGTGACTCATTAAATTGGGCAAAACATGATGCAAGTGATATTGTTGGCTACCGTATCTATCGAGCTGATAATGGTAGCAATGACTTTAACGTGGTTCAATCTGTAAAAGGCAATGAGTCCACAAACTACAGTGTAGGAAATGGAACGTATGCCTATTATGTAACAGCTGTTGACTCAGTAGGTAACGAGTCTGGTGCATCTGACATTGCTCGAGCCGGTGATTGGTCTGACGAGGACGAAGCCGATGAAGAAGCAGAACAAGATGATGAGTCAGATACTGATTCAGACGAAGACGCGGATGATGAGGATTCAGAAGATACCAATGAAGAAGATACTTCTGATGAAGACTCAGACGATAACTAA
- a CDS encoding Gfo/Idh/MocA family oxidoreductase → MSEITRIGVIGIGNMGSAHADYLYESRIKGAKLTAILEERVDRIKEIEHKYSEEQVTIFSDESAFFQSDLVDAVIIATPHYSHPSLAITAFQHGLHVLVEKPAGVYTKQVREMNEEAEKNTLVFSMMYNQRMNPLYQKLREMIHSNELGSIRRINWIITDWYRSQSYYDSSDWRATWEGEGGGVLINQCPHQLDLMYWLTDMIPSRIRAFCHFGKYRHIEVEDDVTAYLEYDNGATAVFVTTTGEAPGTNRLELTGDRGKIVIEHDQLTFWRLRESETAFNERYSGGFGMPESWTCEIPTPGLHLAHEGITQNFVRAIQHGEPLIAPGHEGIIGLTLSNAMQLSTWTDHWIDLPIDEELYAKKLNEQIAQSTFEKNTSKQSLDVKDTH, encoded by the coding sequence ATGTCTGAGATAACTCGTATTGGTGTGATTGGTATAGGTAATATGGGAAGTGCTCATGCAGACTATCTGTATGAGAGCCGCATTAAAGGCGCTAAGTTAACGGCGATTCTCGAGGAGCGAGTAGATCGAATCAAAGAAATTGAACACAAATATTCCGAGGAGCAAGTCACCATATTTTCTGACGAAAGTGCTTTTTTTCAATCTGATTTAGTAGATGCCGTCATTATTGCGACTCCACACTACAGTCATCCTTCCTTAGCGATTACAGCCTTTCAGCATGGGTTACATGTGCTTGTGGAAAAACCAGCTGGAGTCTACACAAAACAAGTTCGTGAAATGAACGAAGAAGCCGAAAAAAACACATTGGTTTTTTCAATGATGTATAATCAACGTATGAATCCTCTGTACCAAAAGCTAAGAGAAATGATCCATTCAAACGAGCTTGGCTCTATTCGACGTATCAATTGGATTATCACCGATTGGTATCGCTCTCAAAGCTACTATGATTCAAGTGATTGGCGTGCCACATGGGAAGGTGAAGGCGGTGGTGTGTTGATTAACCAGTGCCCCCATCAACTTGATCTCATGTACTGGCTGACTGATATGATTCCATCGAGAATTCGGGCCTTCTGTCATTTCGGAAAGTACCGCCACATCGAAGTTGAAGATGATGTAACTGCGTACTTAGAGTACGACAATGGAGCAACAGCTGTGTTCGTTACTACAACAGGAGAAGCGCCTGGAACGAATCGTCTTGAGCTGACAGGCGACCGTGGAAAAATAGTGATCGAGCATGATCAGCTTACTTTTTGGCGGTTAAGAGAGTCAGAGACGGCGTTTAATGAAAGATATTCAGGTGGATTTGGCATGCCAGAATCATGGACATGTGAGATTCCAACACCTGGACTCCATTTAGCACATGAGGGGATCACTCAAAATTTTGTCCGCGCCATTCAACACGGAGAGCCACTTATTGCCCCTGGGCATGAAGGCATTATCGGCCTTACCTTATCAAATGCGATGCAGCTGTCTACATGGACAGATCATTGGATAGACCTTCCAATTGATGAAGAGTTATATGCTAAGAAACTAAATGAACAGATTGCGCAATCTACATTTGAAAAGAACACATCAAAACAATCACTAGACGTTAAAGACACTCATTAA
- a CDS encoding Gfo/Idh/MocA family oxidoreductase — protein MNRNDGMNYAPKGKPKRVVEENTFHFAAMALDHGHIYGMCQGLIDAGATLTKVYDPDPEKMKALKSKFPTVECVTSEADILEDPVIQLVAAAAIPSKRSSLGNRVMQHGKDYFTDKTPFTTLGQLEETKKVVQATKQKYMVYYSERLHVESAVYAGQLVQDGAIGDVIQVTGFGPHRLNAPSRPDWFFERDKYGGILCDIGSHQIEQFLYYTGNSDARVLHSKVANYTSKQYPELEDYGDATLVGGNGATHFFRVDWHTPDGLGVWGDGRLFLTGTKGTIEIRKYIDVAKDTAGDHVYLVNNDGEQYFHVSGEVGFPFFGELILDCIHRTENAMTQEHAFKAAELCLLAQEQAEIIHTSE, from the coding sequence ATGAACCGAAACGATGGCATGAACTACGCACCCAAGGGTAAACCAAAACGAGTGGTAGAGGAAAATACGTTTCATTTTGCTGCGATGGCCTTAGATCATGGTCATATTTATGGGATGTGTCAAGGACTGATTGATGCAGGCGCCACGTTAACAAAGGTATACGATCCAGATCCCGAAAAAATGAAAGCGCTTAAAAGTAAGTTTCCAACGGTGGAATGTGTCACGTCAGAAGCTGATATTCTGGAAGATCCCGTGATTCAATTAGTAGCCGCTGCTGCTATTCCTAGTAAGCGAAGCTCCCTTGGAAACCGTGTGATGCAGCATGGTAAGGACTATTTTACCGACAAAACCCCATTTACAACGCTTGGGCAGCTTGAAGAAACGAAAAAGGTTGTGCAAGCTACCAAACAAAAATATATGGTTTATTATAGCGAGCGACTTCACGTAGAATCAGCAGTGTACGCTGGGCAGCTCGTACAGGATGGCGCGATTGGAGATGTTATTCAAGTGACAGGCTTTGGACCTCATCGTTTAAATGCACCTAGTCGCCCTGACTGGTTTTTTGAGAGAGATAAATATGGTGGCATCCTATGTGATATCGGTAGTCATCAGATTGAGCAATTTCTTTATTATACAGGTAATTCAGATGCCAGAGTTTTACACAGCAAAGTAGCAAACTACACATCCAAACAATATCCTGAGCTTGAGGATTATGGTGATGCAACACTGGTTGGTGGAAATGGTGCAACTCATTTCTTTCGCGTGGATTGGCATACACCAGATGGTTTAGGAGTCTGGGGTGATGGACGTTTGTTCCTAACCGGTACAAAAGGTACAATTGAAATTCGAAAGTATATAGATGTTGCCAAGGATACGGCAGGAGATCATGTCTATCTTGTAAATAATGACGGCGAACAGTATTTTCACGTTTCCGGAGAAGTAGGCTTTCCGTTTTTCGGAGAGTTGATTCTTGATTGTATCCATCGAACAGAAAACGCCATGACTCAAGAACATGCATTTAAAGCAGCTGAGTTATGTCTGCTTGCTCAAGAACAAGCTGAAATCATTCACACGTCGGAATAG
- a CDS encoding AraC family transcriptional regulator encodes MNTDSYHIPHLSMNYLQNHTYQVAFHSHQEAELFYFHEGKCTYLVGDRIFHLAAGDLILMNGLTLHRPKLFADHAYVRTTIHFDQTYFKTLLAPMNMEKLVDPFTSLSSLHLSFRGEEKQKVEQYLMSMMACKEKDTEVASFRFQLLFMDLLSFLFPYYQEPFTQKTLRQTEKERHVQKIISLIETHYHTDFHLEKLEEELHLSKYYLSKIFKEITGVTIFKYLHQKRINQAKVHMMLDESISITELGYQTGFKYPSHFSRVFKQLTGITPEQYRKAVSDL; translated from the coding sequence ATGAATACAGATTCGTATCACATCCCACATCTTTCCATGAATTACTTGCAGAATCACACCTATCAGGTGGCATTTCATTCCCACCAGGAAGCTGAGTTATTTTATTTTCATGAAGGAAAATGTACGTACTTAGTAGGAGATCGCATCTTTCATTTGGCAGCGGGTGATTTAATTTTAATGAACGGCTTAACCCTTCATCGTCCAAAGCTTTTTGCTGACCATGCGTACGTTCGAACAACCATTCATTTTGATCAGACTTATTTTAAGACCCTTCTCGCTCCGATGAATATGGAAAAACTAGTGGACCCATTTACATCCCTCTCTTCTCTTCACTTGTCCTTTCGCGGTGAAGAGAAGCAAAAGGTGGAGCAATACCTTATGTCGATGATGGCCTGTAAGGAGAAGGATACGGAGGTCGCCTCGTTTCGTTTTCAACTGTTATTCATGGACCTATTAAGTTTTCTTTTTCCTTACTACCAAGAGCCATTTACACAGAAGACACTCAGGCAAACGGAAAAAGAACGTCATGTTCAAAAGATCATCTCTTTGATTGAAACGCACTATCATACAGACTTTCATTTAGAAAAACTAGAAGAAGAGCTGCACTTGAGCAAATACTATCTTTCTAAGATCTTTAAAGAAATCACTGGTGTAACCATTTTCAAATACCTTCACCAGAAACGTATTAATCAAGCGAAGGTTCATATGATGCTAGATGAATCAATCAGTATCACGGAGCTTGGCTACCAGACAGGGTTTAAGTACCCTTCCCATTTCTCACGGGTCTTTAAACAACTAACAGGAATCACTCCCGAACAATATCGTAAGGCTGTATCGGATCTATAA
- a CDS encoding MFS transporter, which yields MKSFVRERNFLIFLTGILINGVGGGVYAVSGMLLVLHLTENVLFSGLAYFSITLASTLAFLVAPFANYVTYKKGLIVSGLLKSALLFTIPLFYLTTGLNVFYVLVLLFTVALISQFTYPIESTITPIIVGKDHIIKANSFLHTIREGMDIAFLAGAGILVVFVGPVYAIFITASCHLFSSMTYLFFNFKQPSLPEKTNSFPQLMSGYTTDLKAGIHYIKDSLIPKMIVSIVFVNLAMGIMVPNLPAFALIKGDENEAIYGFYLASLSFGFMIGAILTPKIKELDFGRLVISSFSITGLMWIGAAILPVIPSIVLFCTGAISIGVINILIFSAIQQQVETSFIGRVITVLSSASAIGAPLGGLIGGVIGSAFTPIVPVFICGVAMIIFSLSWLSSSILRKLPKIEEARLFPNNELKKA from the coding sequence GTGAAATCTTTTGTGAGAGAACGTAACTTTCTGATCTTTCTGACGGGCATATTAATTAATGGTGTGGGGGGAGGGGTTTATGCAGTTTCCGGAATGCTTTTAGTGCTTCATTTAACAGAGAATGTTTTATTTTCAGGACTTGCGTATTTTTCAATTACTCTTGCAAGTACGCTCGCATTTCTGGTTGCTCCCTTCGCTAATTATGTGACTTATAAGAAAGGGTTAATTGTGAGTGGGTTGTTAAAATCAGCTCTTCTGTTTACGATCCCACTGTTTTATTTAACCACAGGTTTAAATGTATTCTATGTCCTCGTTCTGTTATTTACTGTTGCCCTCATTTCACAATTTACGTATCCAATTGAATCGACGATCACTCCTATTATTGTTGGTAAAGATCATATCATCAAAGCCAATTCCTTTTTACATACGATTAGAGAGGGGATGGACATTGCTTTTCTAGCTGGTGCAGGTATTCTCGTGGTTTTTGTTGGACCTGTTTACGCTATTTTCATTACAGCAAGTTGTCATCTCTTCAGTTCTATGACTTACCTATTTTTTAACTTCAAGCAACCTTCACTGCCGGAAAAAACGAATTCTTTTCCTCAACTAATGTCTGGTTATACAACCGATTTAAAAGCAGGTATTCACTATATAAAAGACTCACTAATACCAAAGATGATTGTTTCCATAGTATTTGTTAATTTGGCAATGGGTATTATGGTACCTAATTTACCTGCCTTTGCATTAATTAAAGGGGACGAAAACGAAGCCATTTACGGATTTTATCTTGCCTCTTTGTCTTTTGGATTTATGATAGGAGCCATTCTAACTCCGAAGATAAAGGAACTAGACTTTGGGCGTCTAGTCATAAGTAGTTTTAGCATAACTGGGTTGATGTGGATTGGAGCTGCCATTCTTCCTGTCATCCCGTCGATCGTGCTCTTTTGTACGGGCGCTATCTCCATTGGAGTAATTAACATCCTAATCTTTTCAGCCATTCAACAACAGGTGGAGACCTCATTTATTGGTCGCGTGATTACGGTGCTATCAAGTGCATCAGCCATTGGAGCTCCTCTTGGAGGCTTAATTGGAGGGGTGATTGGATCTGCTTTTACACCTATTGTGCCGGTTTTCATTTGCGGTGTGGCCATGATTATTTTTAGTCTAAGCTGGTTATCAAGCTCGATCTTAAGAAAGCTTCCTAAGATTGAAGAGGCTCGTCTGTTTCCAAACAATGAACTAAAAAAAGCGTGA
- a CDS encoding winged helix-turn-helix domain-containing protein: protein MDDQEFMKVTLKQQKVISDPLRSRIIALLHEKPMTPKQTSVELGKNAGTIYYHIQQLYKHGILEIDHTETNKGVVEKYYRSKATVFKGPKQVTDEDLVEGSHAHVLLSDKLVTELNKDIRELYLKYGKKSFEESKDDSVQQKPYMIEFNMRKFEQEGGEEE, encoded by the coding sequence ATGGACGATCAAGAATTTATGAAAGTCACATTAAAGCAGCAAAAGGTTATTTCAGATCCTCTGCGCTCTCGGATTATTGCGCTACTTCATGAAAAGCCAATGACACCAAAGCAAACATCTGTGGAACTCGGCAAAAATGCAGGAACCATTTACTATCATATTCAGCAGCTTTATAAACATGGAATTCTAGAGATCGATCATACTGAAACGAATAAGGGTGTAGTGGAAAAGTATTACCGATCGAAAGCAACTGTATTTAAGGGTCCAAAGCAGGTGACAGATGAAGATCTAGTGGAGGGGAGTCACGCTCACGTTTTATTATCGGATAAGCTAGTCACGGAATTAAATAAGGATATAAGAGAGCTTTATCTGAAGTACGGCAAAAAATCCTTTGAGGAAAGTAAAGATGATTCAGTTCAACAAAAGCCTTACATGATTGAGTTTAACATGAGGAAATTTGAACAAGAAGGAGGAGAAGAAGAGTGA
- the acsA gene encoding acetate--CoA ligase, whose protein sequence is MKLQALPPENGHFNLENYDKEYESFDWSQVEKEFSWHTSGKVNLAYEAIDRFAEGDKAEKAALLYSDQKRDESYTFKEMKAYSNKAGNVLKEAGVKKGDRVFIFMPRSPELYFALFGAIKLGAIVGPLFEAFMEGAVRDRLEDSGAKVLVTTPALMERVPFEDLPDLKKVLIVADEYEASGNYIHFNSKLEQASDKLSIEWVDREDGLILHYTSGSTGKPKGVLHVHNAMLQHYQTAKWVLDLKEDDIYWCTADPGWVTGTSYGIFAPWLAGVTNVIRGGRFSPTDWYETLEKNKVTVWYSAPTAFRMLMSAGDEVVKKYDLSALRHVLSVGEPLNPEVIRWGSKVFNKRIHDTWWMTETGAQLICNYPSVEIRPGSMGKPIPGVQAAIIDDRGKELPPNRMGNLAIRKGWPSMMREIWNNPQKYNSYFELEGWYISGDSAYQDEDGYFWFQGRIDDVIMTSGERVGPFEVESKLIEHPAIAEAGVIGKPDPVRGEIIKAFVSLREGYEISDELKEEIRVFVKEGLSAHAAPREIEFRKGLPKTRSGKIMRRVLKAWELDLPTGDLSTMED, encoded by the coding sequence ATGAAATTGCAAGCGCTTCCACCTGAAAACGGGCATTTTAATCTAGAAAACTATGATAAAGAATACGAGTCGTTTGATTGGAGTCAGGTTGAAAAAGAGTTCTCTTGGCATACCTCTGGGAAAGTAAATCTAGCTTACGAAGCAATCGATCGCTTTGCTGAAGGAGACAAGGCTGAAAAGGCAGCGTTACTTTATAGTGACCAAAAGCGAGACGAATCGTATACATTTAAGGAAATGAAAGCTTATTCAAACAAAGCAGGAAATGTGTTAAAGGAAGCAGGGGTAAAGAAAGGCGATCGAGTATTCATCTTTATGCCACGTTCTCCGGAATTGTACTTTGCTCTGTTTGGAGCAATTAAGCTAGGTGCCATTGTAGGTCCTTTGTTTGAAGCATTTATGGAAGGAGCAGTCAGAGACCGTCTTGAGGATAGTGGGGCAAAAGTTTTGGTGACGACTCCGGCCTTAATGGAGCGAGTTCCATTTGAAGACTTGCCAGATTTGAAAAAAGTATTAATTGTTGCTGATGAATATGAGGCATCTGGGAACTATATTCATTTTAATTCAAAGCTAGAGCAGGCATCTGATAAGCTTTCAATTGAATGGGTTGACCGCGAGGATGGCTTAATTCTGCATTATACATCTGGCTCAACTGGAAAACCCAAAGGCGTTCTCCATGTACACAATGCAATGCTACAACACTATCAAACAGCTAAATGGGTACTAGACTTAAAAGAAGATGACATCTATTGGTGCACAGCGGATCCAGGCTGGGTTACAGGTACATCTTATGGAATCTTTGCCCCATGGCTTGCAGGAGTGACTAATGTCATTCGCGGAGGACGCTTCAGTCCAACGGATTGGTATGAGACGCTTGAGAAGAATAAAGTAACCGTTTGGTATAGTGCACCGACTGCATTTAGAATGTTGATGAGTGCAGGAGACGAAGTAGTGAAGAAGTATGATTTGTCGGCTCTTCGTCATGTACTAAGTGTGGGTGAGCCACTAAATCCTGAAGTCATTCGTTGGGGTTCTAAAGTGTTCAACAAACGCATTCACGATACGTGGTGGATGACAGAAACGGGTGCTCAGCTTATTTGTAACTATCCATCTGTTGAAATCCGTCCAGGCTCAATGGGCAAACCAATTCCTGGGGTGCAAGCCGCAATCATTGATGATCGTGGAAAAGAACTTCCACCTAATCGAATGGGGAACCTGGCTATTCGCAAAGGCTGGCCGTCAATGATGAGAGAAATTTGGAACAACCCACAAAAGTATAACAGCTACTTTGAGCTTGAAGGCTGGTATATATCTGGTGATTCAGCTTATCAGGACGAAGATGGATACTTCTGGTTCCAAGGACGAATTGATGATGTCATTATGACTTCCGGTGAACGAGTGGGACCATTTGAAGTAGAAAGTAAACTAATCGAACATCCAGCCATTGCAGAAGCGGGAGTCATTGGTAAACCAGACCCTGTGCGCGGTGAAATCATTAAAGCATTCGTTTCACTAAGAGAGGGATACGAAATCTCTGATGAATTAAAAGAAGAGATTCGTGTATTCGTTAAAGAAGGATTATCTGCTCATGCCGCTCCTCGTGAAATTGAGTTCCGCAAAGGACTTCCTAAAACAAGAAGTGGGAAAATCATGCGTCGCGTGTTAAAGGCATGGGAGCTTGATTTGCCAACGGGTGATTTATCAACAATGGAAGATTAA
- a CDS encoding GNAT family N-acetyltransferase, translated as MNHIKTYHSRLISFQDKNLLIEGPISKDTLESYGFHEDLNSFRPPKQQKEALLEIAELPEGRINVVVDDHTVVGYVTFLYPDPMERWSEGNMENLLELGAIEIAPAYRGVSAGKNLVSLSMLDSEMENYIIITTEYYWHWDLKGSGLDVWEYRKVMEKMMGAGDLVWFATDDPEISSHPANCLMARIGANVGQESVQQFDQLRFHNRFMY; from the coding sequence ATGAATCATATAAAAACGTATCATTCTAGACTGATTTCGTTTCAAGATAAGAATCTATTAATTGAAGGTCCTATCTCAAAGGATACGCTTGAGTCTTATGGATTTCACGAAGATCTCAACTCGTTTCGACCACCTAAGCAGCAAAAAGAAGCATTGCTTGAAATTGCAGAGTTACCTGAGGGGCGGATTAACGTTGTTGTTGATGATCACACCGTTGTTGGATATGTTACATTCCTTTACCCCGATCCAATGGAACGCTGGTCAGAAGGAAACATGGAGAATCTATTAGAACTTGGAGCCATAGAAATCGCTCCCGCATATCGCGGGGTTTCCGCTGGTAAAAACCTTGTCTCGCTCTCAATGCTCGATTCAGAAATGGAAAATTATATTATCATTACAACCGAGTACTATTGGCATTGGGACTTAAAAGGTAGCGGGTTAGATGTATGGGAATATCGAAAAGTGATGGAAAAAATGATGGGTGCCGGTGACCTTGTCTGGTTTGCTACAGACGATCCTGAGATCAGTTCACATCCTGCCAATTGTCTTATGGCTCGAATTGGTGCGAATGTTGGACAAGAATCTGTTCAACAATTTGACCAACTGCGATTCCACAATCGATT